The sequence below is a genomic window from Draconibacterium halophilum.
AGTGGTGCCCAGCCAGGGTATTCACCTGGTGCTCGATCATGAATTTCTAAAAGGAGACCATGCCGTAATGATACCAAAAACCGACGACGGACGTGTACTATTTGCCGTTCCGTGGCGCGGGAAAGTTGTTGTTGGAACCACGGATACACTTATTGAAGAAGCAAGTTTGGAACCAAGAGCACTTGAAGAAGAGGTTGAATTTATATTAAATACTGCAGGAAGATACCTAACACGTACTCCCGAAAGAAGCGATGTAAGAAGTATTTTTGCAGGTTTGCGGCCCCTTGCAGCTCCCGAGGGAGAAGATAAAAAGACAAAAGAAATTTCCCGCAGTCATAAAGTAATCGTGAGTTTATCAGGACTTATAACCATTACAGGCGGGAAATGGACTACCTACCGAAAAATGGGTGAAGACACCATAAATAACGCAGTAATTCTCGCCGGACTACCGGAAATACCTTGCCAAACCGAAAACCTGGCAATTCATGGTTACACAAAAAATATTGATATTGATGATCATTTTTATGTGTACGGATCGGAAGCAAAAGCCATTAAAGAAATGATTGAGAATGACCCAAAAATGGGAGAAAAATTACATGATCGTTTGGACTTTACGGCTGCCGAGGTAGTTTGGGCTTGTAAAAAAGAAATGGCAATGACCGTTGATGATGTTTTAGCACGAAGAGTAAGAGCCTTATATCTTGATGCACGTGCTGCTGAAGAAATGGCCCCCAAAGTAGCAAAAATAATGGCAGACGAATTGGATAAAGATGCTGATTGGATTAATCAACAAGTTGAAGAATTTACTAAACTTGCAAAGGGATATTACCTGTAATGTTTATTAAACAATAAAACTAAACTGTACCGAATTATATAAAAACAAACCTATAACTAAAATGAATGAATTTGTAGCAGAAATCATTGCCACAATGATTATGATACTCCTGGGAAACGGAGTGGTAGCTAATGTAGTACTAAAAGACACTAAAGGCCATAACGGTGGATGGATTGTAATTTCACTGGGCTGGGGGCTCGCTGTAATGATGGCAGTAATTGTGGCTGGCCCGATAAGCGGCGCCCACTTAAATCCGGCGGTAACACTTGGCCTAGCAATGGGCGGACTGTTCCCGTGGCCCAAAGTTCCAGTTTACATTGCCGGCGAAATTATTGGGGCCATGCTTGGCGCTATACTTGTCTGGTTTTCCTACCATGATCATTTTAAAGCAAACAAGAATGAAGCAGGTTTTTTGGGCGTATTTGCCACCACACCGGCTATCAGAAATTATAAAAATAATTTTGTTACCGAGCTCATCGGAACATTTGTTTTAATTTTTGTAATCTTTTACATCACTGATATTAAATTTGAAAGCCTGCAATTTCAAACTGTCGAGGTTGGCTTAGGTTCCATCGGCGCACTTCCTGTTGCCCTTCTTGTAACAGCAATCGGGCTAAGCCTGGGTGGCCCAACAGGTTACGCAATAAACCCTGCCCGCGATTTAGGACCACGCATCATTCACAGTTTGTTAAAGGCACCAAATAAAGGCGATTCAGACTGGGCGTACTCGTGGGTCCCCATTTTAGGGCCAATTGCCGGCGCAGCTATTGCCGCCGGGCTATTTTGGTTTTGTTAGAGCAAGCTCTCCACAATCCTGGAAAAAAGTCACTAACAGTCATTCGTTAGTGACTTTTTTTTTAGGTACACCGTACCTTTCATCCTATATATTAATACCAATCAGTTGTTATTTATAGGTCCATTTCTTAACTTGTATATTCAATTAATTTACAGACTCAAAGTTGTGACCCGGAGAAATACAAACCAGTGACGCATGAAACAATATTCACGGCATTCCTCTGTAACGATGATCCTCTATCTTTTAGGATTAAAAATTCATTGAAACAGTACCCGAAGAAAATACAACATTGATTAATAAAATGCATAAAACAAATTATGATGGAAGATTTATTAAAAATAGCTTTCGCAGAGCTGGGAACTGAAGAGATTACTGGCTCGGAACACAATCCTGAAGTACTAAAATATGCCGAAGAAACGGGCATTGCAGGCATTACCACCGACGAAATTCCGTGGTGTAGCAATTTTGTTAACTGGGTGGCTATGGAAGCCGGATTGGAGTACACGAAAAAGCCCAATGCTCGCTCGTGGTTAAATGTTGGCGTAAAAACCAACAACCCCGAGCCGGGCGATGTTGTTGTTTTCTGGCGCGAAAGTCCCGAGTCGTGGAAAGGGCATGTTGGCTTTTTCCTTGGTGTTTCAACCGATAAAAAACGTGTGTATTGCCTTGGTGGCAACCAGGGCAACCGTGTTTCGGTTTCGGCTTACCGCATAAATACTGTGTTATCTTATCAGCGTTTGGCGGCACGTCAGCAACTGGTTATTCCCGATCCGCTATTACA
It includes:
- a CDS encoding glycerol-3-phosphate dehydrogenase/oxidase, coding for MKRHKQLRKAKAEKKWDIIVIGGGASGLGVALESATRKYKTLLLEGADFAKGTSSRSTKLVHGGVRYLAQGDISLVLEALRERGLMRQNAPHLVKNQSFIIPNYEWWGGPFYTVGLKVYDMMAGKLGLGPSVHLSKQETLEALPTLKEEGLTGGVIYHDGQFDDARLSINLAQTVIDYDGVAVNYTRVIGLLKDEEGMICGVKAKDMIDGDEFEIQAKVVVNATGVFTDEVLQMDEPGVPKKVVPSQGIHLVLDHEFLKGDHAVMIPKTDDGRVLFAVPWRGKVVVGTTDTLIEEASLEPRALEEEVEFILNTAGRYLTRTPERSDVRSIFAGLRPLAAPEGEDKKTKEISRSHKVIVSLSGLITITGGKWTTYRKMGEDTINNAVILAGLPEIPCQTENLAIHGYTKNIDIDDHFYVYGSEAKAIKEMIENDPKMGEKLHDRLDFTAAEVVWACKKEMAMTVDDVLARRVRALYLDARAAEEMAPKVAKIMADELDKDADWINQQVEEFTKLAKGYYL
- a CDS encoding MIP/aquaporin family protein, which gives rise to MNEFVAEIIATMIMILLGNGVVANVVLKDTKGHNGGWIVISLGWGLAVMMAVIVAGPISGAHLNPAVTLGLAMGGLFPWPKVPVYIAGEIIGAMLGAILVWFSYHDHFKANKNEAGFLGVFATTPAIRNYKNNFVTELIGTFVLIFVIFYITDIKFESLQFQTVEVGLGSIGALPVALLVTAIGLSLGGPTGYAINPARDLGPRIIHSLLKAPNKGDSDWAYSWVPILGPIAGAAIAAGLFWFC
- a CDS encoding C40 family peptidase, encoding MEDLLKIAFAELGTEEITGSEHNPEVLKYAEETGIAGITTDEIPWCSNFVNWVAMEAGLEYTKKPNARSWLNVGVKTNNPEPGDVVVFWRESPESWKGHVGFFLGVSTDKKRVYCLGGNQGNRVSVSAYRINTVLSYQRLAARQQLVIPDPLLQKGSKGAAVVMLQDALKLLNINVGTSDGDFGPKTENGVKELQTRLPELEINGIYNNETRDLLESLFQA